From the genome of Gracilimonas sp., one region includes:
- a CDS encoding TIGR02206 family membrane protein: MNSLFETTHLFASYDTEHLLLLTGFLFIGFLFFRMLGSWPEPAQRKVLLGIAVLLSITQLLKVPVNMYLGTFDVKHDIPLHLCNFLPFVLIWVYFTKSRKVWGTVFFWIVLGVSQANLTPSVQFSLFHYDAIRYWMVHMGLVLLALYPALIWKWDLERKDILRTVGWLNVAAGLIFGINLLLGSNYMYVMGKPPGTTFFSLLPPWPAYILVLEVILVTWSLIVYALFKWIRAKAKGSPIGMVEEPGV, from the coding sequence TTGAATTCCTTATTTGAAACAACGCATCTGTTTGCCTCCTATGATACGGAACATCTCCTGCTCCTAACCGGATTTCTGTTCATTGGCTTCCTGTTTTTCCGGATGCTTGGTTCCTGGCCAGAACCTGCACAACGGAAAGTGCTGCTTGGCATCGCTGTTTTATTATCCATTACACAACTTCTGAAGGTACCTGTAAATATGTATCTGGGCACCTTTGATGTGAAACATGACATCCCACTGCATTTATGCAATTTCCTGCCATTTGTATTGATCTGGGTGTATTTCACCAAAAGCCGCAAAGTCTGGGGAACCGTCTTCTTCTGGATCGTTTTGGGAGTTTCTCAAGCCAACCTGACGCCCTCGGTTCAGTTTTCATTATTTCATTATGATGCCATCCGGTACTGGATGGTGCACATGGGGCTCGTGCTGCTGGCCCTGTATCCCGCCCTCATCTGGAAGTGGGATCTTGAACGTAAAGACATCCTGCGAACCGTGGGATGGCTAAATGTAGCGGCAGGACTCATCTTTGGAATCAACCTGCTGCTGGGCAGTAACTACATGTACGTGATGGGAAAACCACCGGGAACTACTTTTTTCAGTCTTTTACCCCCCTGGCCTGCATACATTTTGGTTCTGGAAGTTATACTGGTGACATGGTCATTGATAGTATACGCACTTTTCAAGTGGATACGCGCAAAGGCCAAAGGTTCCCCGATTGGTATGGTGGAAGAACCAGGAGTTTAA